A region of Spiroplasma endosymbiont of Crioceris asparagi DNA encodes the following proteins:
- a CDS encoding glycoside hydrolase family 1 protein has translation MRKNFLWGASTSAYQVEGAWDQDGKGRSVQDKNTPSQTNSEISDFKVCADHYNRWKEDVKLFAELGLKAYRLSIAWTRIIPDGVGKVNEKGVKFYKDLIAELKKNNIEPIITMYHFDLPEALEKQGGWSNREMIVPAFVNYAKVLFTEFGKDINYWLTINEQNVMVIAGHIIGIRDEQGHDHEKSLWQQNHNMMIAQAKVIELCRKMTKAKIGPAPNISTVYAETSKPEDVIAMENFNAYRNWLYLDLSCRGKYNGIVWNFFEKNDCAPEIKEGDLELLKANRPDFIAFNYYGSGTVKFNNQKLGEKNLHSHQVDQQKMFNIPGMFNCVANKNLPKTEFGWEIDAVGFRTTLRQLWDRYQLPLIITENGLGSKDVLTNDFKIHDDYRIDYLKQHVEQLKLAEEEDKIDVFGYSPWSAIDLISTHEGIEKRYGFIYVNRDEKDLKDLKRYKKDSFFWYQNVIKTNGEEL, from the coding sequence ATGAGAAAAAATTTTTTATGAGGTGCCTCAACTAGTGCGTACCAAGTTGAAGGAGCTTGAGATCAAGATGGCAAAGGAAGATCGGTTCAAGATAAAAATACACCTTCGCAAACTAATTCAGAAATTAGTGACTTCAAAGTTTGTGCAGACCACTACAATAGATGAAAAGAAGACGTAAAATTATTTGCAGAATTAGGGTTAAAGGCTTATAGGTTATCAATTGCTTGAACAAGAATTATTCCTGATGGAGTAGGAAAAGTAAATGAAAAAGGAGTTAAATTTTATAAAGATTTAATTGCTGAATTGAAAAAAAATAATATTGAACCAATAATCACAATGTATCATTTTGATTTACCAGAAGCTTTAGAAAAACAAGGCGGTTGATCAAATAGAGAAATGATTGTTCCAGCATTTGTAAATTATGCAAAAGTTTTATTTACAGAATTTGGAAAAGATATCAATTATTGGTTAACAATTAATGAACAAAACGTGATGGTTATTGCAGGACACATTATTGGAATTAGAGATGAACAAGGTCATGATCATGAAAAATCATTATGACAACAAAATCATAACATGATGATTGCTCAAGCTAAAGTGATTGAACTTTGTCGAAAAATGACTAAAGCAAAAATTGGACCTGCACCAAACATTTCAACAGTTTATGCAGAAACATCTAAACCAGAAGATGTTATTGCAATGGAAAATTTCAATGCTTATAGAAACTGATTATATTTAGATTTATCATGTAGAGGTAAATATAATGGAATAGTGTGAAACTTTTTTGAAAAAAATGATTGCGCACCAGAAATTAAAGAAGGTGACCTGGAATTATTAAAAGCAAATAGACCCGACTTTATTGCCTTTAATTACTATGGAAGTGGAACTGTGAAATTTAACAACCAAAAATTAGGCGAAAAAAATCTTCACAGTCATCAAGTAGATCAACAAAAAATGTTTAACATTCCAGGAATGTTTAATTGTGTTGCAAATAAAAATTTACCAAAAACAGAATTTGGTTGGGAAATTGATGCAGTTGGTTTTAGAACAACTTTACGTCAATTGTGAGATAGATATCAATTGCCGCTAATAATTACTGAAAATGGTCTTGGATCTAAAGATGTTTTAACAAATGATTTTAAAATTCACGACGACTATCGTATTGATTATTTAAAACAGCATGTTGAACAATTAAAATTAGCAGAAGAAGAAGACAAGATTGATGTATTTGGTTATTCACCTTGAAGTGCAATTGATTTAATTTCAACACATGAAGGTATTGAAAAAAGATATGGATTTATTTATGTTAATCGTGATGAAAAAGATTTAAAAGATTTAAAACGTTACAAAAAAGATAGCTTTTTCTGATATCAAAATGTAATTAAAACTAATGGAGAAGAACTTTAG
- a CDS encoding PTS sugar transporter subunit IIB encodes MERKILLACSAGMSTSMVVNKMEKLAQQRNEKCEILALPASDAMDRLNEGWEIILLGPQVRFLETQFKQAAQKQGLDLPIAIIPFQDYAVADADKIFKLVEKTLVNFKK; translated from the coding sequence ATGGAAAGAAAAATTTTATTAGCATGTTCGGCTGGTATGTCAACTTCAATGGTTGTCAACAAAATGGAAAAACTAGCACAACAAAGAAATGAAAAGTGCGAAATATTAGCTCTTCCGGCATCTGATGCAATGGATAGATTAAATGAAGGGTGAGAAATTATTCTTCTTGGACCACAAGTAAGATTTTTAGAAACACAATTTAAACAAGCGGCACAAAAACAAGGTTTAGATTTGCCAATTGCAATCATACCATTTCAAGACTATGCTGTTGCTGATGCGGACAAAATATTTAAACTTGTCGAAAAAACATTAGTTAACTTTAAAAAATAA
- a CDS encoding MAG1210 family protein has translation MTKDIIYDPIDQYKTIKLEHSENSKNYFNELVKKSKIDVFENEKTVTKIKEDKFRLNDTANLIKRLKFWRLVTIILFVIAIFIPIFYYYAERDESNSVLLVTILLCLIPLIMLVILILVIKKNNFKINNLTSLVNKLEKQIDDNTNLAWEQVYDLNLLFDWKDNKKLIEKTLPQFKIFNQPSAQFENIFKNSGLSNRPKSETTYQIIGGTFMENPFMISIVLKNTISLKEYVGTKYITWKEGSSTKSEELVAAISKPFPEYHYFGEANLWSDFADKLSFQREPSNSAKISDKELKSRIKKLDKISEKAIKKNSNINLLNNKEFEVYFNCLNRSDETQYRLLFTPIAQRQLTKLIKSTTDNISHDYFYWDKNQKIHTLTNDFLTEIELGFNPALNYDYDFKKIQEKFLKRQYETFRGIYLGMTPLMSVPGLQESPREKIIYNDSLEQQYADRFHEVIANHFSEDAIKHPNSVTKNIIKSQYLINEGNIEKISISVHGYNGIPQIAIIPVRGGDGYWHDVEVPWIEYIPVTKKHILVVVKLTTKNTKIAMHNSRFKNLFQKNKINEDNVFVYDNLINFLTNDGELTLNQKQLVEDIQILISK, from the coding sequence ATGACAAAAGATATTATTTATGATCCAATTGATCAATATAAAACCATAAAATTAGAACACAGTGAAAACAGTAAAAATTATTTTAATGAATTGGTAAAAAAATCAAAAATAGATGTTTTTGAAAATGAAAAAACAGTTACTAAAATTAAAGAAGATAAGTTTAGATTGAATGATACAGCAAATTTAATAAAGAGACTTAAATTTTGAAGACTCGTAACCATTATTTTATTTGTTATTGCAATTTTTATTCCAATCTTTTACTACTATGCAGAAAGAGATGAATCAAATAGTGTATTACTTGTTACAATTTTACTTTGCCTAATACCTTTAATAATGCTAGTAATTTTAATTTTAGTTATTAAAAAAAATAATTTTAAAATTAATAATCTAACCTCGTTAGTTAACAAATTAGAAAAACAAATTGATGATAATACAAATCTTGCATGGGAACAAGTTTATGATTTAAACTTATTATTTGATTGAAAAGATAATAAAAAATTAATTGAAAAAACTTTACCACAGTTCAAAATCTTTAATCAACCATCTGCTCAATTTGAAAATATATTTAAAAATAGCGGACTTTCAAATAGACCAAAAAGTGAAACAACATATCAAATAATTGGGGGAACATTTATGGAAAATCCATTTATGATATCTATTGTTTTAAAAAATACTATTAGTTTAAAAGAATATGTAGGTACAAAATATATTACATGAAAAGAGGGTTCTTCAACAAAATCAGAAGAACTTGTTGCGGCAATCTCTAAACCATTTCCAGAGTATCATTATTTTGGAGAGGCTAATCTTTGAAGTGATTTTGCAGATAAATTAAGTTTTCAAAGAGAACCATCAAATAGTGCAAAAATATCTGATAAAGAATTAAAATCAAGAATTAAAAAATTAGATAAAATTTCAGAAAAAGCAATTAAAAAAAATTCTAATATAAATTTATTAAATAACAAAGAGTTTGAGGTTTATTTTAATTGTTTAAATAGAAGCGACGAAACACAATATCGTTTATTGTTTACCCCAATTGCCCAACGACAATTAACTAAGTTGATTAAATCTACAACAGACAATATAAGTCATGATTATTTTTATTGAGATAAAAACCAAAAAATTCACACATTAACAAATGACTTTTTAACAGAAATTGAATTAGGATTTAATCCAGCATTAAATTATGATTATGACTTTAAAAAAATTCAAGAAAAATTTTTAAAAAGACAATATGAAACATTTAGAGGAATTTATTTGGGTATGACACCTTTAATGTCTGTTCCAGGGCTTCAAGAATCACCGAGAGAAAAAATTATATATAATGATTCTTTAGAACAGCAATATGCTGATCGCTTTCATGAAGTAATCGCAAATCACTTTAGTGAAGATGCAATAAAACACCCAAATTCTGTTACTAAAAATATAATTAAAAGTCAGTATTTAATAAATGAAGGTAATATAGAAAAAATTTCAATTAGTGTACATGGATATAATGGGATTCCCCAAATTGCAATTATTCCAGTTCGTGGTGGTGATGGATATTGACATGATGTAGAAGTTCCTTGAATTGAATATATCCCAGTTACAAAAAAACATATTTTAGTTGTTGTTAAATTAACTACAAAAAATACAAAAATAGCAATGCATAATTCAAGGTTTAAAAACTTATTTCAAAAAAATAAAATTAATGAAGATAATGTTTTTGTATACGATAATTTAATAAATTTTTTAACAAATGATGGGGAATTAACATTAAATCAAAAACAACTAGTTGAAGATATTCAAATTTTAATATCTAAATAA
- the pnuC gene encoding nicotinamide riboside transporter PnuC, translating to MKKLRKINFLGFYNVISEFKALNKYTKIAIYVSSLIFLFLGIFDIQLWMNDSNHLLDENKNNIFKFYQAYHNKNTYINVPVINVIFQSMNIFTSITGIIAVIMVAEKAISSFFWSVLNVITFVIYAFNIKMLGDFQIMLFFILPVLIIGWFNWAKSQNLEFEDKKRINTPWKKIILGLIILAITALFTYLFKIELYWLHKHVAHDNYVDSTNHQVIWYDSFTSSCYIAGIALQALKSQAQYISWLLVNIFSVVKYMIPSDGGGSQYVLALQSFIYLCTTFLGIYNWYIKDKIDFSALKAKFSKK from the coding sequence ATGAAAAAACTAAGAAAAATAAATTTTTTAGGGTTTTATAATGTCATCAGTGAATTTAAAGCCTTAAATAAATATACTAAAATAGCAATATATGTATCATCTCTAATATTTTTGTTTCTGGGAATATTTGATATTCAACTATGAATGAATGATTCAAATCATTTATTAGATGAAAACAAAAATAACATATTTAAATTTTATCAAGCATATCACAATAAAAATACTTATATCAATGTACCTGTTATTAATGTGATTTTTCAATCAATGAATATTTTTACTTCAATAACTGGAATTATTGCCGTTATTATGGTTGCCGAAAAAGCAATATCTTCATTCTTTTGATCAGTATTAAATGTAATTACTTTTGTAATTTATGCCTTTAACATTAAAATGTTAGGTGACTTTCAAATTATGTTATTCTTTATTTTACCAGTATTAATAATTGGTTGATTCAACTGAGCGAAATCACAAAATTTAGAATTTGAAGATAAAAAAAGAATAAATACACCATGAAAAAAAATCATTTTAGGATTAATTATATTAGCAATTACTGCGCTATTTACATATTTATTTAAAATTGAACTTTATTGATTACATAAACATGTTGCACATGACAATTATGTAGATAGCACTAATCACCAAGTTATTTGATATGATTCATTTACTTCATCTTGTTATATTGCTGGTATTGCATTACAAGCATTAAAATCACAAGCACAATATATTTCATGATTATTAGTTAATATATTTTCAGTTGTTAAATATATGATTCCAAGTGATGGCGGTGGATCACAATATGTTCTTGCATTACAAAGTTTTATTTACTTATGTACAACTTTCTTAGGAATCTACAATTGATATATAAAAGACAAAATTGACTTTTCTGCCTTAAAAGCAAAGTTTAGTAAAAAATAA
- a CDS encoding PTS transporter subunit EIIC, whose amino-acid sequence MEENNFRKNKTFKEKMNLWLETFGYKIGSNRLLCSLRDGMAVSGAVGLGMILPALIATFFLNNATMMGKIHGIHDSSGMIWITKNIYPWFLQIQQASGIMLSLVTLIGVSFFIATNFQKSGSPIITVFVTIGTFLTLAPFGLDWLGAFDYKGGTLPWDNGVKFADLKLSNLGTDGIIIAIILGICVPLIYLKIASLKFLTIKLPASVPPAIANVLSSIFHITLTLFIFATISWSWAYIAHWRNITMPDNKAIVADNIFVIIKIITSPLKAMAESPWSTFALGVVVAVLWIFGLHGPNIMVPIAYAVYIQYIYINVYFWAYYTSPQIQDLLQHQYGTSITDAYYDITKFMKEDIVKLLNFYKDHKDNMADWTAQYGDDAKSKLDQATALSKVIDPDKGLFIPAIGSWHKGLVMAPLASCENIGGSGVTIGLTYGLLTFARFKPHRTVAKIEAIPAIFNINEPLIFGLPIIFNIKLSIPFILLNSVGALVGHYFVLWHWMRPTVATGSPFFPTIIGSYITSGFDWRTTIFSIGLTIVSFIVYSLYIKSSQEYAIKSLALADGITAKEWKEKNQDQFERSWLDKTMRLFKKDKN is encoded by the coding sequence ATGGAAGAAAATAATTTTAGAAAAAATAAGACCTTTAAAGAAAAAATGAATCTTTGATTAGAAACATTTGGTTATAAAATTGGTTCTAACAGACTATTATGTTCTTTAAGGGATGGTATGGCCGTAAGTGGTGCAGTTGGATTGGGGATGATTCTACCAGCACTTATAGCTACATTTTTCTTAAACAATGCAACCATGATGGGAAAAATACATGGTATTCATGATTCATCAGGAATGATATGAATTACCAAAAATATTTATCCTTGATTCTTGCAAATTCAACAAGCTTCAGGAATTATGTTGTCATTAGTGACACTAATAGGTGTGTCATTTTTTATAGCTACTAATTTTCAAAAAAGCGGATCTCCAATTATTACTGTTTTTGTAACAATTGGAACATTTTTAACATTAGCACCATTCGGTTTAGACTGATTGGGTGCATTTGATTATAAGGGAGGAACACTACCGTGAGATAATGGTGTAAAATTTGCAGATCTTAAATTATCAAATTTAGGAACAGACGGAATTATTATTGCGATTATATTAGGAATATGTGTCCCTCTAATTTATTTAAAAATAGCTAGTTTAAAATTTTTAACAATTAAATTACCAGCATCAGTTCCACCAGCAATTGCGAACGTGCTATCAAGTATTTTTCATATTACTTTAACTTTATTTATTTTTGCAACAATTTCATGATCATGAGCATATATTGCACATTGAAGAAATATAACTATGCCAGATAATAAAGCAATTGTAGCTGATAATATTTTTGTAATTATAAAAATAATTACTTCACCACTAAAAGCAATGGCTGAAAGTCCATGAAGTACTTTTGCATTAGGTGTAGTTGTTGCTGTTCTATGAATCTTTGGATTACATGGACCAAACATTATGGTACCAATTGCATACGCAGTTTATATTCAATATATTTATATAAATGTTTATTTTTGAGCATATTACACTAGTCCACAAATTCAAGATTTACTACAACATCAATATGGAACATCAATAACAGATGCATATTATGACATAACAAAATTTATGAAAGAAGATATTGTAAAATTATTAAATTTTTATAAAGACCACAAAGATAATATGGCAGATTGAACTGCTCAGTATGGTGATGATGCCAAATCAAAATTAGATCAAGCAACTGCGTTAAGTAAAGTAATTGATCCAGACAAAGGACTATTTATTCCAGCAATAGGAAGCTGACATAAAGGACTTGTAATGGCACCATTAGCTTCTTGCGAAAATATTGGAGGAAGTGGGGTAACAATAGGATTGACTTATGGATTACTAACATTTGCAAGATTCAAACCCCACAGAACAGTTGCTAAAATTGAAGCAATTCCAGCAATATTCAACATTAATGAGCCACTTATTTTTGGATTACCAATTATATTTAACATTAAATTATCAATACCATTTATATTATTAAACTCAGTGGGAGCACTAGTTGGTCACTACTTTGTACTATGACACTGAATGAGACCAACAGTAGCTACAGGAAGTCCTTTCTTCCCAACAATTATTGGAAGTTACATCACAAGTGGATTTGACTGAAGAACAACAATCTTTTCAATAGGTTTAACAATAGTTTCATTCATAGTATATTCACTTTACATAAAAAGTTCGCAAGAATATGCAATTAAATCATTAGCATTGGCTGATGGTATAACTGCTAAAGAATGAAAAGAAAAAAATCAAGATCAATTTGAAAGATCATGATTAGATAAAACAATGAGATTATTTAAAAAAGATAAAAATTAA
- a CDS encoding isochorismatase family protein codes for MMKCLIVVDYQYDFANPKGALYVKGGEAIKDIIEDRITFFRKNNWLVAYSMDWHPQNHISFKKWGEHCVQDQKGAEILLNNQPDILIKKGIKQNEDSYSAFYIAENVESSLKNFLQNNNVDEVEICGLARNVCVQATFDDAIKLGFKVTINEEASKSL; via the coding sequence ATGATGAAGTGTTTAATAGTTGTAGATTATCAATATGATTTTGCTAACCCCAAAGGCGCTTTGTATGTAAAGGGTGGAGAAGCAATTAAGGATATAATTGAAGACAGAATTACATTTTTTAGAAAAAATAATTGACTTGTTGCTTATTCAATGGATTGACATCCTCAAAATCATATTTCATTTAAAAAATGAGGAGAACATTGTGTTCAGGACCAAAAAGGCGCTGAAATTTTATTAAATAATCAACCAGACATTTTAATTAAAAAAGGTATAAAGCAAAACGAAGATAGCTATTCTGCTTTTTATATTGCAGAAAATGTAGAATCAAGTTTAAAAAATTTTTTACAAAATAATAATGTTGATGAAGTAGAGATTTGTGGTTTAGCTAGAAATGTTTGTGTACAAGCAACATTTGATGATGCAATTAAATTGGGATTTAAAGTAACTATTAATGAAGAAGCTTCAAAATCTTTATAG
- a CDS encoding dCMP deaminase family protein → MFAKKEKEKHSTIDWDTYFLAIVQLISMRSKDPNTKVGSVIVDDLNQVISTGYNGMARGVSDKDYSWSNDQSNGIENTKYPFVVHSEANAIVSARRDIRGTKLYTSLFPCNECSKLIIQSGIKEVIYSDNKYKNEVLTIASKRMLKDAGVKMIFKDPVKVIVETK, encoded by the coding sequence ATGTTTGCTAAAAAAGAAAAAGAAAAACATTCAACAATTGATTGAGATACCTATTTTTTAGCCATTGTTCAATTAATATCAATGCGTTCTAAAGATCCAAATACTAAAGTTGGTTCTGTAATTGTTGATGATTTAAATCAAGTTATTTCGACTGGTTATAACGGAATGGCAAGGGGTGTTTCTGATAAAGATTACTCATGATCAAATGATCAATCAAACGGAATTGAAAATACAAAATATCCATTTGTAGTTCACTCAGAAGCAAATGCCATTGTTTCAGCACGTCGTGACATAAGAGGTACAAAATTATACACTTCATTATTTCCATGCAATGAATGCTCTAAATTAATCATTCAATCAGGAATTAAAGAAGTTATTTATTCAGATAATAAATACAAAAATGAAGTTTTAACAATTGCAAGTAAAAGAATGTTAAAAGATGCTGGTGTGAAAATGATTTTTAAAGATCCAGTAAAAGTTATTGTTGAAACAAAATAA
- a CDS encoding LemA family protein, translating into MANRLDEQTGPINVEGQNINVINKKLPVEIGKGSLIFEILLWMCFIIPGLIFLFQKISAKNYLDSLEQRIQGAASEVDNFLDQRVQILNNVVGIVEKSMNLDKDIMLKVAELRSGNKISESNRNEIQSKVDNIYGKLNLAFENYPNLKSQDNLQLAMQKNDYTQREITAARSNYNDLVSRWNQDIQMWPAKKIVAARNNMTTRIPFITSMETKTKAASTFF; encoded by the coding sequence ATGGCAAATAGATTAGACGAACAAACAGGACCAATAAATGTTGAGGGTCAAAATATAAATGTTATTAATAAAAAATTACCAGTAGAAATTGGAAAGGGATCATTAATTTTTGAAATATTATTATGAATGTGTTTTATTATTCCAGGATTAATATTTTTATTTCAAAAAATTTCTGCGAAAAATTATTTAGATAGTTTGGAGCAAAGAATACAAGGGGCTGCTAGTGAAGTAGATAACTTTTTAGACCAAAGAGTACAAATTTTAAATAATGTTGTAGGAATTGTTGAAAAATCAATGAACTTAGATAAAGACATAATGTTAAAAGTTGCCGAACTAAGATCGGGAAATAAAATCTCAGAAAGCAACCGAAATGAAATTCAATCAAAAGTTGATAATATTTATGGAAAATTAAATTTAGCATTTGAAAATTATCCTAATTTAAAATCTCAAGATAATTTACAATTAGCAATGCAAAAAAATGATTACACACAAAGAGAAATAACTGCAGCACGTAGTAATTACAATGATTTAGTTTCAAGATGAAATCAAGATATTCAAATGTGACCAGCCAAAAAAATAGTAGCAGCAAGAAACAATATGACAACAAGAATTCCTTTCATCACTTCAATGGAAACAAAAACTAAAGCAGCTTCAACATTTTTTTAA
- a CDS encoding ROK family protein codes for MIRYTFDVGGLGIKFIKFEDNKEIANDKFEYSKRVDAFRVDLLDVLEIIKNTYQNETNDFEVGISIPGYVDTKNYRVLSESAITNINQDIFKIINHKNMKKLIIENDGKAATLGEYNFGLENKPETYIHMTIGSGLGGGIIINDKLIKGSQLKAAEFSKLFVNLNSNEITIAAQVAGLGANIVKYSRSKKLDKLISGIEFMNLVDSGDEIATRLFDEWTTTLAKLIINIDYVLDFDLLTLGGGISENKDFYKALVTKINQYENKLENPEVAKRIKISSLKNKAGCYGCLSILNK; via the coding sequence GTGATTAGATATACATTCGATGTTGGCGGACTTGGAATAAAATTTATTAAGTTTGAAGATAACAAAGAGATCGCAAATGATAAGTTTGAATATTCAAAAAGAGTTGATGCTTTTAGAGTTGATTTATTGGATGTACTAGAAATTATTAAAAACACTTATCAAAATGAAACTAATGATTTTGAAGTTGGAATTTCAATACCAGGTTATGTTGATACTAAGAATTACAGAGTATTATCTGAATCAGCAATTACCAACATTAATCAAGATATTTTTAAAATTATAAATCATAAAAATATGAAAAAATTAATAATTGAAAATGATGGTAAAGCAGCAACATTAGGCGAATATAATTTTGGTTTAGAAAACAAACCAGAAACTTATATTCATATGACAATTGGTAGCGGATTAGGTGGCGGAATAATAATTAATGATAAGTTAATTAAAGGTAGTCAACTTAAAGCGGCTGAATTTTCCAAGCTATTTGTTAACTTAAATTCTAATGAAATAACAATTGCAGCACAAGTTGCGGGATTGGGAGCCAACATTGTTAAATATTCAAGATCAAAAAAATTAGATAAATTAATTTCTGGAATTGAATTTATGAATTTAGTTGATTCTGGTGATGAAATAGCAACAAGACTTTTTGATGAGTGGACTACAACATTAGCTAAATTAATAATTAATATTGACTATGTTTTAGATTTTGATTTATTAACTCTTGGTGGTGGAATAAGTGAAAACAAAGACTTTTACAAAGCACTAGTTACTAAAATTAATCAATATGAAAATAAATTAGAAAATCCAGAAGTTGCTAAAAGAATAAAAATCAGTAGTCTAAAAAATAAAGCTGGGTGTTATGGTTGTTTATCAATACTTAACAAATAG
- the glyA gene encoding serine hydroxymethyltransferase, translating to MNINKKILDSLKKELHRQQNHIELIASENYVSEEILALSGSILTNKYAEGYPGKRYYGGCLYIDEIETFGIELAKKIFKADHANLQPHSGSQANEAAYRAVLQSGDKIVSMSLDAGGHLTHGYPINFSGNTYNFKFYGVDSITEMIDYEEVERIVLEFKPKLIVAGASSYSKIIDFKKFKEIADKVGALLMVDMAHIAGLIAKGVHPSPVEYADIVTTTTHKTLRGARGGMILCKKEFAKKIDSAVFPGTQGGPLENQIAGKVQALCEVDTKEFEIYAKQIVKNAKAFSEQLQKEGLRPIAGGTDNHLINLDVKTNLNLTGKQAEIILESIGIVTNKNMIPNDKEKPMITSGIRVGTPAMTTRGMKEDDFIEVAKIIGSALKNQSSENLDQLKIRVNQICQKFPIYNNIKY from the coding sequence ATGAACATAAACAAAAAGATTTTAGATTCTCTTAAAAAAGAATTGCACCGTCAACAAAATCATATTGAATTAATTGCTAGTGAAAACTATGTTTCAGAAGAAATTTTAGCTTTAAGTGGTAGCATTTTAACTAATAAATATGCTGAAGGATATCCTGGTAAAAGATACTATGGAGGATGTTTATATATTGATGAAATTGAAACTTTTGGAATTGAATTAGCTAAAAAAATTTTTAAAGCTGACCATGCAAATTTACAACCACATTCAGGAAGTCAAGCCAATGAAGCAGCTTATCGAGCAGTTTTACAAAGCGGTGACAAAATTGTTTCAATGAGTTTAGACGCTGGTGGTCATTTAACACATGGTTATCCAATCAACTTTTCAGGAAATACATATAACTTTAAGTTTTATGGAGTTGATTCAATAACTGAAATGATTGATTATGAAGAAGTTGAAAGAATTGTATTAGAATTTAAACCAAAATTAATAGTTGCGGGAGCAAGCTCTTATTCAAAAATAATCGATTTTAAAAAATTTAAAGAAATTGCTGATAAAGTTGGGGCATTGTTGATGGTTGATATGGCACATATTGCTGGTTTAATTGCTAAAGGAGTTCACCCAAGTCCAGTTGAGTATGCAGATATTGTCACAACAACAACACACAAAACTTTAAGAGGTGCACGTGGTGGGATGATTCTTTGCAAAAAAGAATTTGCTAAAAAAATTGATTCAGCAGTTTTTCCAGGAACACAAGGTGGTCCTTTAGAAAATCAAATTGCTGGTAAAGTACAAGCATTATGTGAAGTTGATACCAAAGAGTTTGAAATCTATGCTAAACAAATAGTAAAAAATGCTAAAGCATTTTCAGAACAATTACAAAAAGAAGGTTTGAGACCAATTGCTGGGGGAACTGATAATCATTTGATTAATTTAGATGTTAAAACTAATTTAAATTTAACTGGTAAACAAGCAGAAATTATTTTAGAAAGCATTGGCATTGTAACAAACAAAAATATGATTCCAAATGATAAAGAAAAACCAATGATTACTAGTGGAATTAGAGTGGGAACACCCGCTATGACAACAAGGGGAATGAAAGAGGATGATTTTATTGAAGTTGCTAAAATAATCGGTAGTGCTTTAAAAAATCAAAGTTCAGAAAATCTTGATCAGTTAAAAATCAGAGTCAATCAAATTTGTCAAAAATTCCCAATATATAATAATATAAAATATTAA